Part of the Synergistales bacterium genome is shown below.
TAATTCACGTATCCCAGGACAGTGGGAAGCCACATGGAAAGGGGCTCCCAGTAGGTAGTGAGGAAGACCACCGGGACATACCCAAGGAGCAAAAATATCATTGTTGGCTTCAGAATATCTGTAAACTCGCAGTTTCCTACCCGCATTCCAAGGTACAGTATGCTTGCGTAGGGGGGTGTCACGCCGCCCATGGCCAGGTTTGTTCCCATAATCGCCGCAAGCTGGATCGGGCTCATTCCCATCTGCTGGACAAGGGGCAGAAGAAGCGGAGCGAGCAGAATGATACCCGTAACATCATTGACAATCATCCCAACAACAAAAAGGAAAATATTGATGAACAGCAGAATGAGAAAATAGTTATCAGTTAGAGCAAACACCGTCTCCACAATCATCTGCGGTACCCGAAGCATTACGTAGGTCTGGCTGAGGATCAGCGTAAAGATGATCATGGTCATAATCGCACCGACCGATGTTGCCGCCTCTCTGACAACAGGCAGAAAAGTGCTCGGTTTGAGGCCCTTGTAGATAAAAAATCCTATGGGAAGAGCGAGGATTGCGGCAACAGCCGCCGCCTCGGTGGGGGTGAACACTCCACCGTAGATACCACCGAGAATGACGACAGGAATCGCTAGCGCCGGGAGAGCCCGCACAAAACGAATGGGGATCTCCCTACGCTTTTTGGCGAGGACTTCCGGATCCTCCAGCACGAGGCTGGGCATTTTTTTGGCCCAGACAAGATTGATCGTGGAGAAAAGGGCGGTAATGAGGACACCAGGCCCTACCGTTGCCAGGAAACAGGCAAGGATGGACGTCTCCGTGATCCACCCGTAGATAATCATGATGACGCTGGGAGGGATCAGGAGACCGAGGATGGAAGAAACGGTCACAAGCGCCGTGGCGTACCCCCGGGGATAGCCCCGCTCCACCATGCGGGGAATCATGATCGGGCCTGTCGCGGCGACGCCGGTAAAGCCACTGCCTGAAATGGCGCCGATAATGGCACAGGTTACGGCGCAAACCACACCGATGCCGCCTCGTATCCTTCCCACAAAGATGTCCACAAAGTTCAGGAGCTTGTCGGCGATGCCGCTGTTGGCCATCAAGACCCCCGCAAAGATAAAGAGAGGGCTGGCCAGAAGCACCATGTTGATCATCTGGTTGAAGCCCCACATCATCATGCTCGCCATGGAGACGCCACCGAAGACACTCATGAAGAAGAGAGCGCCACCAAAGCAGAACGGCAGAGGGACACTCATGACGAGGAGGAACACCAGGATAATAAAATCGATAAGGACAACTGTCGTTAATTCCATGACGTTCAGCCCCTTTTCTCCTGCAGCATGGTTTTGAGACCCAGCACATACTGCCCGAGCTCAACTGTCGTGTATATGGCCATGAGGACCAGGCAGATAAAGAGCGCACTCTCACCGATAAAGAGCGGAATGTAGAGCATGTTGCTCAGCTTCCAGACCTTCAGTGAATAGAGGAAATACTCGTAGGCCCAGTAGGTGAGCCAAAGACAGATGGCCAAGGATATCGCCGACTTGATGATCTTCAACCATTGTAGCTTAAATGGGTTTTTGATATAGACGCTGACTACGTTACATTCGATATGCTTCTTTTCCATCGAAGCATTTGCGCCGCCCAAAAGGTACAACCATATCGCCGGGAAAAGGATCAGCTCCTCGATTCCCATAAGTGGTACTTGCAGGACATAACGCAGAATGACCTGCACAAACATAAGTATTGTTACCCCCATGATCAATACAAAGAGTATGAGCCCCTGAACCGTATACACGAGTGACCAGATATTGCGCACAAAACGCGGTATCGCCATACTGCCCCTCCTCTCTGTTGCTATCTACAACCAGAAACCGATGCGCTGCGTTATCCCTACCATTGCTCTCAGATCTCGGAGCAATGCGCCTCCGCTCCCTTGAGAACAAACTCAAGGTCCAGTACGGCGTAGTCTTCCTCCAAGGACATATCGATCCGCCGATCCCTCATCGCCATGTGCACCCGGTCGATACTGTCGACCACCGCCTGTATCCCCCGTGCGTCGACCTCTCTCCCACCTGAGTGCCTGAGCAGAAGCGAGCGGTAGGGATTGCAGACAAGCCGGATACTCCCCGCCAGCGGGTGCGTCACAAGCCTGTAGCCCTCTTCGAGGTACTGCAGCGACCTGTTCAGCACATCAATGGCGTTTCCCTCCACCGCCACTGTCCGGCCGCACCTCCGGATCACCAGGGGATTGTTGGTGAGCAGGACCTCATCCAGCGCAATTCCGGCCATCTAGCCATCGCCTCCTGCGACAGCGGGTTCGCCCTTCCGGAAGACCCGCTGTTCCTCCAGGGACGTGCAGACCGCAGCAAGCGCCCTCTGGAGCAGCTCCATCCGTATCTCCATCTCTTCTTCATGGTTTTCTGATGAAGGGTCGCCCACCGGGTGGGGGATGGCGACCCCCTGGACGATCCGATTGGCACCGACGGTCAGGGCGATACTCGGGATCGCCGTGATCAGCGCGGCAGGCAGACCCGCCCGCTCCAGCTCTCTCGCCAGCGTTGCGCCGCAACGCGTTCCGGTCCCTCAGGTGGAGGTCATCACCACAGCCTGCACACCCTCGTTGACGAGCATCTCCGCGATCTCCCGGCCGTACCGTTCGGCGGAGGCGACGGCCGTTACGTTCCCGACGGTGACAAAGTACCTGTCCAGCAGGGCGCGGAAGGCTCCCGCGCGCTCCAGACGCCGCATCCCGTCAAGGGGCAGGACCCTGTCGGGGGCCTCATTGGCCGGTACGGGATCGTAGCCGCCGTGGGCCACCTCGAAATCTCCTGCCGGCAGGGAGTCAAGACCGACGAGGGAGTAGGAACACCACTTGGAGGCATTGTGGGCCTCGATTCTGTCGGGGTTGCCCCGGGGGACGATGCCCCCTTCCGTGCCTATGGCCAGCAGGGCATCCTCCAGCCTCTCCAGGGGCGGCGCCGGTGGAACGTGGTCGAAGACCGGCATGGGAAGCTCCGTCGTGAAGGGTTCTCCGTCGAGCTTGTGCAGCAGCATCCGCACAGCCCTGACGGATCCCCTGACATCCCTTCTCGTGTTGACCCTGATCCCCCGGGGGAAGTAGCCTTCCTCTTCCGGGGCTCCAAGGCCCCCTTCGTCGAGCAGACGCAGCGCCATGCCAATCATCTGCGGCAGAACGCTTCTCATCTTGCTCGCCGAATCCCCCGTTCGGAGGATATAGGCGTATTTCCTGCCCATCTCGACACCGGGGTTCGCCTCGTGCATCCCCGAAACGGCGGGGATGGCCAACTCCCGGGTGACGGCGGAGCAGAGCGATGCGCAGGCGGTCCCGTAGCGCCCCGCCGCGAAGGCGGGCCCCGCAACGAGGAGATCCGGCGCGACCTCCCGGACCCGGGGG
Proteins encoded:
- a CDS encoding TRAP transporter large permease, with product MELTTVVLIDFIILVFLLVMSVPLPFCFGGALFFMSVFGGVSMASMMMWGFNQMINMVLLASPLFIFAGVLMANSGIADKLLNFVDIFVGRIRGGIGVVCAVTCAIIGAISGSGFTGVAATGPIMIPRMVERGYPRGYATALVTVSSILGLLIPPSVIMIIYGWITETSILACFLATVGPGVLITALFSTINLVWAKKMPSLVLEDPEVLAKKRREIPIRFVRALPALAIPVVILGGIYGGVFTPTEAAAVAAILALPIGFFIYKGLKPSTFLPVVREAATSVGAIMTMIIFTLILSQTYVMLRVPQMIVETVFALTDNYFLILLFINIFLFVVGMIVNDVTGIILLAPLLLPLVQQMGMSPIQLAAIMGTNLAMGGVTPPYASILYLGMRVGNCEFTDILKPTMIFLLLGYVPVVFLTTYWEPLSMWLPTVLGYVN
- a CDS encoding TRAP transporter small permease subunit; its protein translation is MAIPRFVRNIWSLVYTVQGLILFVLIMGVTILMFVQVILRYVLQVPLMGIEELILFPAIWLYLLGGANASMEKKHIECNVVSVYIKNPFKLQWLKIIKSAISLAICLWLTYWAYEYFLYSLKVWKLSNMLYIPLFIGESALFICLVLMAIYTTVELGQYVLGLKTMLQEKRG
- a CDS encoding GrdX family protein, whose protein sequence is MAGIALDEVLLTNNPLVIRRCGRTVAVEGNAIDVLNRSLQYLEEGYRLVTHPLAGSIRLVCNPYRSLLLRHSGGREVDARGIQAVVDSIDRVHMAMRDRRIDMSLEEDYAVLDLEFVLKGAEAHCSEI
- a CDS encoding glycine/betaine/sarcosine/D-proline family reductase selenoprotein B; the encoded protein is MKQFRVLHYMNQFFAGIGGEHSANEPPFFRDGAIGFGSELERRSEGRLRILRTVVCGDNYAAEHPEDFVATVLPRVREVAPDLLVAGPAFAAGRYGTACASLCSAVTRELAIPAVSGMHEANPGVEMGRKYAYILRTGDSASKMRSVLPQMIGMALRLLDEGGLGAPEEEGYFPRGIRVNTRRDVRGSVRAVRMLLHKLDGEPFTTELPMPVFDHVPPAPPLERLEDALLAIGTEGGIVPRGNPDRIEAHNASKWCSYSLVGLDSLPAGDFEVAHGGYDPVPANEAPDRVLPLDGMRRLERAGAFRALLDRYFVTVGNVTAVASAERYGREIAEMLVNEGVQAVVMTSTUGTGTRCGATLARELERAGLPAALITAIPSIALTVGANRIVQGVAIPHPVGDPSSENHEEEMEIRMELLQRALAAVCTSLEEQRVFRKGEPAVAGGDG